One Stigmatopora argus isolate UIUO_Sarg chromosome 12, RoL_Sarg_1.0, whole genome shotgun sequence genomic window carries:
- the atg10 gene encoding ubiquitin-like-conjugating enzyme ATG10 isoform X1, with translation MPNYEMNSCLQGEENFRRLCLAFLKLSDGLRDGWTWESLQGSNEGYLKKNILRPVSLSSGDAGEEIYVHGPKEDLDEECDGDAVAAVSGQVIQSEYHVVYSCSYANPVLYFRAFTLEGKSLSLEQVWTCVHPHFCSRLRQSPLTTITQQEHPLLGQPFFMLHPCRTEEFMRPVVQLEKEQRGDMNYILTWLSVVGPVVGLDVSLRYSTLQRHLSEAEEALEEPFPPS, from the exons ATGCCAAATTACG AAATGAACTCGTGTCTGCAAGGAGAGGAGAACTTCCGTCGACTctgtctggccttcctgaagctTTCGGATGGGTTACGAGACGGCTGGACGTGGGAGTCGCTCCAG GGTTCAAATGAGGGctacttgaaaaaaaacattctcagGCCGGTCTCGCTCAGTTCCGGTGACGCCGGCGAGGAAATCTATGTCCACGGCCCAAAAGAGGACTTGGACGAAGAGTGCGATGGAGATGCGGTGGCCGCGGTTAGCGGTCAGGTCATCCAGTCGGAATATCACGTGGTGTATTCCTGCAGCTACGCCAACCCTGTTCTCTACTTTAGAGCCTTCACGCTCG AAGGAAAGAGTCTTTCTTTAGAGCAAGTGTGGACTTGCGTTCACCCGCACTTCTGCTCGCGACTGCGGCAAAGCCCGTTGACGACCATCACGCAGCAG GAGCATCCTCTGCTGGGTCAGCCGTTCTTCATGCTCCATCCTTGTAGAACGGAAGAATTTATGAGGCCCGTTGTGCAGCTGGAAAAAGAGCAACGTGG TGACATGAACTACATTTTGACTTGGCTGAGCGTGGTGGGCCCTGTGGTGGGTTTGGACGTTTCCCTGAGGTACTCCACCCTGCAGCGCCACCTCTCGGAAGCGGAAGAAGCTCTGGAGGAGCCATTCCCGCCATCCTGA
- the atg10 gene encoding ubiquitin-like-conjugating enzyme ATG10 isoform X2, whose protein sequence is MPNYEMNSCLQGEENFRRLCLAFLKLSDGLRDGWTWESLQGSNEGYLKKNILRPVSLSSGDAGEEIYVHGPKEDLDEECDGDAVAAVSGQVIQSEYHVVYSCSYANPVLYFRAFTLEGKSLSLEQVWTCVHPHFCSRLRQSPLTTITQQEHPLLGQPFFMLHPCRTEEFMRPVVQLEKEQLT, encoded by the exons ATGCCAAATTACG AAATGAACTCGTGTCTGCAAGGAGAGGAGAACTTCCGTCGACTctgtctggccttcctgaagctTTCGGATGGGTTACGAGACGGCTGGACGTGGGAGTCGCTCCAG GGTTCAAATGAGGGctacttgaaaaaaaacattctcagGCCGGTCTCGCTCAGTTCCGGTGACGCCGGCGAGGAAATCTATGTCCACGGCCCAAAAGAGGACTTGGACGAAGAGTGCGATGGAGATGCGGTGGCCGCGGTTAGCGGTCAGGTCATCCAGTCGGAATATCACGTGGTGTATTCCTGCAGCTACGCCAACCCTGTTCTCTACTTTAGAGCCTTCACGCTCG AAGGAAAGAGTCTTTCTTTAGAGCAAGTGTGGACTTGCGTTCACCCGCACTTCTGCTCGCGACTGCGGCAAAGCCCGTTGACGACCATCACGCAGCAG GAGCATCCTCTGCTGGGTCAGCCGTTCTTCATGCTCCATCCTTGTAGAACGGAAGAATTTATGAGGCCCGTTGTGCAGCTGGAAAAAGAGCAAC TGACATGA
- the fam110b gene encoding protein FAM110B, translating into MPTETLAPALPDSKAAGAATAFTSAVPLRILNKGPDYFRRQVEPNPKRLSAVERLEADKAKYVKSQEVINAKQEPIKPPVLAKPPIVLSKRSAGGGGGAPFKPCNNNAKSDTCDNLNLEILKNLLNSSPGSEGLGGGAKSAALMRSSGGLTRSWTPSRMPLTYRSTLALNEPPRDSAPSPSTSHSLRSFSHSLKVPPARPGGGRCSPQLLGNLNLRGGEGRGGERSRSPLPPLLTSHSSSDLLRLCNGKSLRAARSGSSSAPPLPPKPHPASLPPPALALSLPPARPGPSPSPRRAAESAGDPTADPEPEPEPGSSATATRRPSLHRSKSDLSDRYARAGADVERFFNYCGLDPEELEAVGPENFARANSDIVSLNFRSASMISSDCERSRRSSSDGPSDGERAEDEDEEAGERVPYGISAVERNARVIKWLYSIKQARETQKVSHV; encoded by the exons ATGCCAACAGAGACGCTGGCTCCAGCGCTGCCAGATAGCAAAGCCGCCGGGGCCGCCACCGCCTTCACGTCTGCCGTACCCCTCCGAATTCTCAACAAGGGTCCCGACTACTTCCGGAGACAG GTGGAACCCAACCCCAAACGCCTGAGCGCCGTGGAGCGACTGGAAGCCGACAAAGCAAAGTATGTCAAGAGCCAGGAAGTCATCAACGCCAAACAGGAACCCATCAAACCCCCCGTTCTGGCCAAGCCCCCCATCGTCCTTTCCAAGCGAAGCGCCGGCGGAGGCGGAGGAGCACCGTTCAAGCCCTGCAACAACAACGCCAAGTCGGACACGTGCGACAATCTCAACCTGGAGATCCTGAAGAACCTCCTCAACTCGTCCCCGGGCTCCGAAGGCCTCGGGGGCGGGGCCAAGAGCGCCGCCTTGATGAGATCCTCCGGAGGCTTGACCAGGAGCTGGACGCCGTCCAG GATGCCGTTAACCTACCGATCCACCTTGGCTCTGAACGAGCCGCCCCGAGACTCGGCGCCCAGTCCCAGCACCTCGCATTCCCTGCGCTCATTTTCCCACTCCCTGAAGGTGCCGCCGGCCCGTCCCGGCGGCGGGCGCTGCAGTCCGCAACTCCTCGGGAACCTCAATCTCCGAGGAGGCGAGGGGCGGGGCGGGGAGAGGTCGCGCTCGCCACTGCCGCCGCTGCTGACGTCGCACTCCTCCTCCGACCTCCTGCGACTGTGCAACGGCAAGTCGCTGCGCGCCGCCCGGTCGGGCAGCTCGTCGGCGCCGCCCCTCCCGCCCAAGCCTCACCCCGCCTCCCTCCCGCCGCCCGCCCTCGCCCTGTCGCTGCCTCCCGCCCGCCCCGGTCCGTCGCCGTCGCCCCGGCGGGCGGCGGAATCCGCCGGCGACCCCACGGCGGATCCCGAACCGGAACCGGAGCCGGGCTCTTCGGCGACGGCCACGCGCCGCCCCTCGCTGCACAGGTCCAAATCGGACCTGTCGGACAGGTACGCCCGTGCCGGGGCCGACGTGGAACGTTTTTTTAACTACTGCGGCCTGGACCCCGAGGAGCTGGAGGCGGTGGGGCCGGAGAACTTCGCCCGGGCCAACTCCGACATCGTCAGCTTGAACTTCAGGTCGGCCTCCATGATCTCCTCGGACTGCGAGCGCTCGCGCCGCTCCTCCTCCGACGGGCCGTCGGACGGCGAGCGGgcggaggacgaggacgaggaggcCGGGGAGCGGGTCCCTTACGGCATCTCCGCCGTGGAGCGCAACGCCAGAGTCATCAAATGGCTCTACAGCATCAAGCAGGCCCGGGAAACTCAAAAGGTCTCGCACGTCTAA
- the LOC144085871 gene encoding tissue factor-like, producing MAWLKKIFYLLVSVASWMMANAEEDIPKAENVHWVSLDFKTLLKWTVAPSNYSFSVQYIWEHGDEWKSSSNCIRISETECDLSDELQPPNREFSADVQTEPEDDLHYDVDEFPHTFSAPFNPYQQSEISAPEFTVELLEEGKASVTIEDPLTSFHKYGTQLSIRDILKNDLQYKISYYKSGSTGKRDIVTKSNKGEVAALDVGQSYCFMVAAYIPARPKAHQQGAWSIQQCTPGQTNILQELSLGALVGGLFILVVVLVVIITVTVLCCRRRNGGSPATYQSSAVV from the exons ATGGCCTGGCTGAAAAAGATTTTTTATCTGCTCGTCTCCGTGGCTTCTTGGATGATGGCCAATGCAG AAGAAGACATCCCGAAAGCAGAGAACGTCCATTGGGTGTCTCTGGATTTTAAAACTCTTCTGAAGTGGACCGTGGCGCCGTCAAACTACTCATTTTCTGTCCAGTACATTTG GGAACACGGTGACGAGTGGAAGAGCAGTAGCAACTGCATCCGAATAAGCGAGACGGAGTGCGACCTGTCCGACGAACTTCAACCCCCCAACAG GGAATTTTCAGCCGACGTTCAAACCGAACCCGAGGACGACCTGCACTACGACGTGGACGAGTTTCCTCACACTTTTTCTGCGCCCTTCAATCCCTATCAACAAA GTGAGATCAGCGCCCCGGAATTTACGGTGGAGCTGCTGGAGGAGGGCAAGGCCAGCGTGACCATTGAAGACCCGCTGACCAGTTTTCACAAGTACGGAACTCAACTCAGCATCCGAGATATTCTGAAGAACGACCTCCAGTACAAGATCAGCTATTACAAGTCTGGGAGTACGGGAAAA CGGGACATCGTCACCAAGTCCAATAAGGGCGAAGTGGCCGCGTTGGACGTGGGTCAGAGTTACTGCTTCATGGTGGCGGCCTACATCCCGGCCAGACCTAAAGCACACCAACAAGGGGCCTGGAGCATCCAGCAGTGCACCCCTGGACAGACCAACATCCTGCAAG agctGAGTCTCGGCGCTTTGGTGGGCGGACTTTTCATCCTGGTGGTCGTCCTGGTGGTCATCATCACGGTGACCGTCCTGTGCTGCAGACGGAGGAACGGCGGCTCGCCCGCGACGTACCAGTCGTCCGCCGTGGTATGA